In Archangium violaceum, the following are encoded in one genomic region:
- a CDS encoding AAA family ATPase, with protein MLERLELHHVGPAPKLEFDFAPRLNLLTGDNGLGKTFILDVAWWALTRSWAGSPALPHRGQGIRPTISFRYRSKTTTVDSSSEYDFQQQAWTPKRGRPGNPGLVLYARVDGSFSVWDPARNYWKNAPTLGVNAPDRPLAYHFTPSQVWDGLQPDGKVLCNGLIRDWASWQGRNNEPYLQLLKVLEVLSPSDEERIVPGELTRISLEDVRDMPTLRTAYGQEVPVVHASAGVKRIIALAYLLVWTWQEHIQASRLLNQDVTRQIIFLIDEVEAHLHPRWQRTILRSLLSVMEALTGADDVEIQVAAVTHSPLLLASLEPLFDPQRDALWHMQLVNGEVTLEREAWRRRGDANSWLISDVFALGEPRSLEAEQALQRAEDLMRRQDVQRTEFDEVQQKLRESLPDVDPFWVQWRFWARQSGLEK; from the coding sequence ATGCTCGAACGGTTGGAGCTCCATCACGTCGGACCGGCACCGAAGTTGGAATTCGACTTCGCGCCCCGGCTGAATCTGCTCACGGGTGACAACGGGCTCGGGAAGACGTTCATCCTGGACGTCGCATGGTGGGCACTGACCCGCTCCTGGGCCGGCTCCCCCGCTTTGCCCCACCGGGGGCAGGGTATCCGCCCCACCATCTCCTTCCGGTACAGGAGCAAGACCACCACTGTCGACTCCTCCAGCGAATACGACTTTCAGCAGCAGGCCTGGACGCCCAAGCGTGGGCGACCCGGCAACCCGGGGTTGGTGCTCTATGCCCGCGTGGATGGCTCGTTCTCGGTCTGGGATCCGGCGCGTAACTACTGGAAGAACGCGCCTACCCTGGGAGTGAATGCCCCGGACCGGCCCCTCGCCTATCACTTCACGCCCTCTCAGGTCTGGGATGGACTGCAGCCAGACGGCAAGGTTCTCTGCAATGGCCTGATCCGCGACTGGGCCTCCTGGCAGGGTCGCAACAACGAGCCCTACCTGCAGCTCTTGAAGGTGCTGGAAGTACTCTCCCCCTCGGATGAGGAACGCATCGTTCCAGGAGAGCTCACCCGCATCAGCCTGGAAGACGTACGCGACATGCCGACGCTCCGGACTGCCTATGGTCAGGAAGTGCCGGTGGTACATGCCTCCGCTGGGGTCAAGCGCATCATCGCCCTTGCCTACCTGCTCGTGTGGACCTGGCAGGAGCACATCCAGGCAAGTCGCCTGCTCAATCAGGACGTGACCCGGCAGATCATCTTCCTGATCGACGAGGTCGAAGCGCACCTGCATCCACGCTGGCAACGGACCATCCTGCGCTCGCTGCTGAGTGTGATGGAGGCCCTCACGGGCGCTGATGATGTGGAGATCCAGGTTGCCGCCGTGACCCACTCACCGCTCCTACTCGCCTCGCTGGAACCGCTGTTCGATCCGCAGCGAGACGCGCTCTGGCATATGCAATTGGTCAACGGAGAGGTGACCCTGGAGCGGGAGGCCTGGCGGCGGCGCGGCGACGCGAACTCCTGGCTCATCTCCGACGTGTTCGCACTGGGCGAGCCCCGCTCCCTGGAGGCGGAGCAGGCCCTCCAGCGTGCCGAGGATCTGATGCGCCGCCAGGACGTCCAGCGCACGGAGTTCGACGAGGTCCAACAGAAGCTGAGGGAGAGTCTTCCGGACGTCGATCCGTTCTGGGTGCAGTGGCGGTTCTGGGCGAGGCAGTCGGGACTCGAGAAATGA
- a CDS encoding TonB-dependent receptor has protein sequence MLSHVRLARGLCVLLLLFGASAWAQGTAVITGKIVNTADKKPLQDAVVTATSPSLQGEQTVLTDASGLYRIPQLPPGLYTLRVEHEGFRPYSRDGIQLLIDRTIRFNVELLPEEGLSEEVVVTATAPTIDVGSSASGMSVDSNLLRNLAVSRPGSKGSAARSFESLAEMAPGAQDDQYGVSISGGTSPENQFVVDGLSVNDPAVGTIGTPLSVEFVKEVNIITGGYMPEYGRSTGGVMNVVTKSGSNEFHGSLFGNVAPGFLQTGAPEIAQAGSVISAQGTPWNQGDFGFELGGPIVKDKLWFYAGVAPSFTRILVERQLSTLDICTAVDKANGCDRIGEPRKDPATTLQVATPIEGTRTARFADERTVQYIGKLTYLFNPDHTLSLSVYGTPTRSGGAGRYSFSRDGAPEVCSGLSCTAYVQGAYDSIATRRTSGALDVVAKQTSSFFNKTLLLDATVGWHHQDASILPSDGSGLSSGYGLSATPNVTWRRSRSVANSGTTTRDWHSITEYEQLPDPSVCDSPEGLPAGVSATRCPVTSYTTGGPGTISVSKLDRYQGKVLGTYLLEALGHHVIKAGFDAEGASFFNDRARTGLTPWRECTSGTCFESRTQYGYLEAPDQPVFLASKAGTSTSLTVGGFVQDSWSILDKVSVNAGVRYDAQTIWGLDGKVGLHLPNQWSPRVGVIYDFTQQGRSKLYANYARFYENVPLDMADLSFPQQQLLSTFYNSPRCDPRDAADLAPGGDCNSAGNQQVSGSPSSSSQRWISEGGDRVPVDPKIRAQSSDEFVVGGEYELLLGRVGLSYTRRYLNDVIEDMSRDDGTTFFLGNPGKGYSEDFPEARRDYDAVSLYYNKAFSNQWLAQVSYTWSSLRGNYSGLFRADTGQISPNLTRDFDLLSLTVNRDGPLPGDRTHSFKAFGAREFQLGKQMSINVGGGYRARSGAPLNYLGYHPRRSGSETFILPRGSAGRLPWVHNVDAHLGLNRKLSGDYMLSLTLDAFNVFNFQQVTAVDQTFTFTQVHPIENGGSPDDVEGCRDDGGRCRVYVSSSPLDNPTAITPSEVNPNFKKPIAYQTPRSIRFGVKLSF, from the coding sequence TTGCTTTCACACGTTCGACTCGCTCGCGGCTTGTGTGTCCTGCTGTTGCTGTTCGGGGCCAGCGCCTGGGCCCAGGGCACCGCGGTCATCACCGGAAAGATCGTCAACACCGCCGACAAGAAGCCGCTGCAGGACGCGGTGGTGACGGCCACTTCCCCCAGCCTCCAGGGCGAGCAGACCGTGCTCACGGACGCCAGCGGCCTGTACCGCATTCCCCAGCTGCCGCCGGGCCTCTACACCCTCCGGGTGGAGCACGAGGGGTTCCGTCCCTATTCGCGCGACGGCATCCAGCTGCTCATCGACCGCACCATCCGCTTCAACGTGGAGTTGCTGCCGGAGGAGGGCCTGAGTGAGGAGGTGGTCGTCACGGCCACCGCGCCCACCATCGACGTGGGCTCGAGCGCGTCGGGCATGAGCGTGGACTCCAACCTGCTGCGCAACCTGGCGGTGAGCCGCCCGGGCTCGAAGGGCTCGGCGGCGCGCTCCTTCGAGTCCCTGGCCGAGATGGCCCCCGGCGCGCAGGACGACCAGTACGGCGTGAGCATCAGTGGCGGCACGTCGCCCGAGAACCAGTTCGTGGTGGATGGCCTGTCGGTGAATGACCCGGCGGTGGGCACCATCGGCACGCCGCTCTCGGTGGAGTTCGTCAAGGAGGTCAACATCATCACGGGTGGCTACATGCCCGAGTACGGTCGCTCCACGGGCGGCGTGATGAACGTGGTGACCAAGTCCGGCTCCAACGAGTTCCACGGCTCGCTCTTCGGCAACGTGGCCCCGGGCTTCCTGCAGACGGGGGCCCCCGAGATTGCTCAGGCGGGCAGCGTCATCTCCGCCCAGGGGACACCCTGGAACCAGGGAGACTTCGGCTTCGAGCTGGGTGGCCCCATCGTGAAGGACAAGCTGTGGTTCTACGCGGGCGTGGCCCCCTCGTTCACCCGCATCCTGGTGGAGCGTCAGCTCAGCACCCTGGACATCTGCACCGCGGTGGACAAGGCGAACGGCTGCGATCGGATCGGCGAGCCGCGCAAGGACCCGGCCACCACCCTGCAGGTCGCCACGCCCATCGAGGGCACGCGGACGGCGCGCTTCGCGGACGAGCGGACCGTCCAGTACATCGGCAAGCTCACCTACCTCTTCAACCCGGACCACACCTTGTCTCTGTCGGTGTATGGCACGCCGACCCGCTCGGGTGGAGCGGGCCGCTACTCCTTCAGCCGCGACGGGGCGCCGGAGGTGTGCAGCGGGCTGTCCTGCACCGCGTACGTCCAGGGCGCCTATGACTCCATCGCCACCCGCCGCACGAGCGGCGCGCTGGACGTGGTGGCCAAGCAGACCTCCTCCTTCTTCAACAAGACGCTGCTGCTCGATGCAACGGTCGGTTGGCACCACCAGGATGCCTCCATCCTTCCCTCGGATGGCTCGGGGCTCTCCAGCGGGTACGGACTCTCCGCGACGCCCAACGTGACGTGGCGGCGCTCGCGCAGCGTGGCGAACAGCGGGACGACGACGCGCGACTGGCACAGCATCACCGAGTACGAGCAGCTCCCGGACCCTTCCGTCTGTGATTCTCCCGAGGGGCTGCCCGCGGGGGTGAGCGCCACCCGCTGCCCGGTCACCTCGTACACGACGGGCGGACCCGGCACCATCAGCGTCTCGAAGCTGGACCGCTATCAGGGCAAGGTGTTGGGCACCTATCTGCTCGAGGCGCTCGGCCACCACGTCATCAAGGCCGGCTTCGACGCCGAGGGCGCCAGCTTCTTCAACGACCGTGCGCGCACCGGTCTGACTCCCTGGCGCGAGTGCACCAGTGGCACGTGCTTCGAGAGCCGCACCCAGTACGGCTACCTCGAGGCGCCGGACCAGCCCGTGTTCCTGGCCAGCAAGGCGGGCACCTCCACCTCGCTGACGGTCGGCGGCTTCGTCCAGGACAGCTGGTCCATTCTCGACAAGGTGTCGGTCAACGCGGGCGTGCGTTACGACGCGCAGACCATCTGGGGCCTGGACGGCAAGGTGGGCCTGCACCTGCCCAACCAGTGGTCGCCCCGCGTCGGCGTCATCTACGACTTCACCCAGCAGGGGCGCTCCAAGCTCTACGCCAACTACGCGCGCTTCTACGAGAACGTCCCGCTCGACATGGCGGACCTGTCGTTCCCCCAGCAGCAGCTCCTGTCGACCTTCTACAACTCGCCCCGGTGCGACCCCAGGGATGCCGCGGATCTCGCGCCCGGTGGGGACTGCAACAGCGCTGGCAATCAGCAGGTCAGCGGCAGCCCCTCGAGCTCCAGCCAGCGGTGGATCTCCGAGGGCGGTGATCGCGTGCCGGTGGATCCGAAGATCCGCGCCCAGTCCAGCGATGAGTTCGTCGTGGGCGGCGAATACGAGCTGCTGCTCGGGCGCGTGGGCCTGTCGTACACGCGGCGCTACCTCAACGACGTCATCGAGGACATGAGCCGCGACGACGGCACCACCTTCTTCCTGGGCAACCCGGGCAAGGGCTACTCGGAGGACTTCCCGGAAGCGCGCCGCGACTACGACGCGGTGAGCCTCTACTACAACAAGGCCTTCTCCAATCAGTGGCTGGCCCAGGTCAGCTACACGTGGTCGTCGCTGCGCGGCAACTACTCGGGTCTGTTCCGGGCGGACACCGGTCAGATCTCCCCCAACCTGACGCGCGACTTCGACCTGCTGTCGCTCACCGTCAACCGCGACGGCCCGCTGCCCGGCGACCGCACGCACTCCTTCAAGGCCTTTGGCGCCAGGGAGTTCCAGCTCGGCAAGCAGATGAGCATCAACGTGGGTGGCGGCTACCGGGCCCGCTCGGGCGCGCCGCTCAACTACCTGGGCTATCACCCGCGGCGCAGCGGCTCGGAGACGTTCATCCTGCCGCGTGGCAGCGCGGGCCGGCTGCCCTGGGTGCACAACGTGGACGCGCACCTGGGCCTCAACCGGAAGCTGTCCGGCGACTACATGCTCAGCCTCACCCTGGACGCGTTCAACGTCTTCAACTTCCAGCAGGTGACGGCCGTGGATCAGACCTTCACCTTCACCCAGGTGCACCCCATCGAGAATGGTGGCTCGCCGGACGACGTGGAGGGCTGCCGGGACGATGGCGGCAGGTGCCGCGTCTACGTGAGCTCCTCGCCGCTGGACAACCCCACGGCCATCACGCCGAGCGAGGTCAACCCCAACTTCAAGAAGCCGATCGCGTACCAGACGCCTCGGTCCATCCGCTTCGGCGTGAAGCTGAGCTTCTAG
- a CDS encoding M14 family metallopeptidase, translated as MTPSAPAAPRELSDLWSEIHPQDLPPPALVRHALVEARLRRLHELAPDLFHLEEVGRSVEGRSLNLVRFGGGPRHILLWSQMHGDEPTATTALLDLFEYVRRHREHPRVARLLSALTLHALPMLNPDGAERFQRRNAQGIDINRDALALQTPEGRTLKAVRDRLQPSLGFNLHNQSWRTAVGGTGRPASISLLAPPFDVARGDNPGRVLAKKVCAVIRDALEPLAPGQIGRYDDSFETRAFGDNLVRWGTPTVLIETGPWPSAEPDVPLLRLNFVALVTALEALASGAVEHADVARYESIPFNESKGLLHLVIRGAHVFGEAGAAFLADVGVAATLAVRDREGSRSVVLTGTIEELGDLRVYGAVELVDGTGLTVVPLPPGGVKEGDVLPLPPRSALTLRVEQPAELMLLRPVEPAGNYRVERIIRYGY; from the coding sequence ATGACCCCGTCCGCCCCCGCCGCTCCCCGCGAGCTCTCCGACCTCTGGTCCGAGATCCATCCCCAGGACCTGCCTCCCCCCGCTCTCGTCCGCCACGCCCTCGTGGAGGCTCGGCTGCGGCGACTCCACGAGTTGGCGCCGGACCTGTTCCACCTCGAGGAGGTCGGCCGCTCGGTGGAGGGGCGTTCGCTCAACCTCGTCCGGTTCGGCGGCGGCCCCCGGCACATCCTCCTCTGGTCCCAGATGCATGGGGACGAGCCCACCGCCACGACGGCGCTCCTCGACCTCTTCGAGTACGTGCGCCGCCACCGCGAGCACCCCCGGGTGGCGCGGCTGCTCTCCGCGCTCACCCTGCACGCCCTGCCGATGCTCAACCCGGATGGCGCCGAGCGCTTCCAGCGGCGCAACGCGCAGGGCATCGACATCAACCGGGACGCGCTGGCGCTCCAGACCCCCGAGGGGCGGACGCTCAAGGCGGTGAGGGACCGGCTCCAGCCGTCGCTCGGCTTCAACCTGCACAACCAGAGCTGGCGCACGGCGGTGGGCGGCACGGGCCGGCCCGCCTCCATCTCGCTGCTGGCTCCGCCCTTCGACGTGGCGCGCGGGGACAACCCGGGGCGGGTGCTCGCCAAGAAGGTGTGCGCCGTCATCCGGGACGCCCTGGAGCCGCTCGCCCCCGGGCAGATCGGCCGCTACGACGACTCCTTCGAGACCCGCGCCTTCGGCGACAACCTGGTGCGCTGGGGCACGCCCACCGTGCTCATCGAGACCGGCCCATGGCCCTCGGCCGAGCCGGATGTGCCGCTGCTCCGGCTCAACTTCGTGGCCCTGGTGACCGCCCTGGAGGCGCTGGCGAGCGGAGCGGTGGAGCACGCGGACGTCGCGCGCTACGAGTCCATCCCCTTCAATGAGAGCAAGGGCCTGCTGCACCTCGTCATCCGGGGCGCTCATGTCTTCGGCGAGGCGGGGGCTGCATTCCTCGCGGATGTCGGCGTGGCGGCGACCCTGGCGGTGCGCGACCGGGAGGGCTCACGCTCCGTGGTGCTCACGGGCACCATCGAGGAACTGGGGGACCTGCGCGTGTACGGCGCCGTGGAGCTCGTGGATGGCACCGGGCTCACGGTGGTGCCGCTCCCTCCCGGGGGCGTGAAGGAAGGGGACGTGCTGCCCCTGCCACCCCGGAGCGCCCTCACACTGCGGGTGGAGCAGCCCGCGGAGCTGATGTTGCTGCGGCCGGTGGAGCCCGCCGGGAATTACCGGGTGGAGCGAATCATCCGCTACGGGTATTGA
- a CDS encoding DUF819 domain-containing protein: protein MTEPLIQSPMAVLTVLLAVLALLFLAERHPVGARVFRVLPMLVLVYFVPTLLSNTGVIPTKSDLYGFVAAYLLPTSLVLQVLSMDLKAIARLGRNAVVLFLAGTAGIIIGGPLAYLLLGHWMPAELGEQAWKGLAALSGSWIGGSANFVAIGQSIGTREDTLSMMVVVDVGVSNMWTAVLLYFAGRERQMDERMGADRRAIDVVREQVERFHASVLRPASLSDLVWILTIGFGTTVACTAIARQLPDIGTIITGFTWVVILVTTVGAALSFTPLRNLEGAGASRIGALFLYVLVMTIGAKADFRRLLDAPAMVAVGVVWMAVHAGFTLGARRLLRAPIFFAAVGSQANVGGAASASVVAAAFHPALAPVGVMLAVAGYVLGTYGGLLCAVLLEQVYRLLH, encoded by the coding sequence ATGACGGAGCCGCTCATCCAGAGCCCGATGGCGGTGCTCACGGTGCTGCTGGCCGTGCTGGCGCTGTTGTTCCTCGCGGAGCGGCACCCGGTGGGCGCGCGGGTCTTCAGGGTCCTGCCCATGCTCGTCCTCGTCTATTTCGTCCCCACGCTGCTCTCGAATACGGGCGTCATCCCCACGAAGTCGGACCTCTACGGCTTCGTGGCGGCGTACCTGCTGCCGACGAGCCTGGTGCTCCAGGTGTTGTCGATGGACCTGAAGGCCATCGCGCGGCTGGGGCGCAACGCGGTGGTGCTCTTCCTGGCGGGGACGGCGGGCATCATCATCGGGGGGCCGCTCGCGTACCTGCTGCTGGGCCACTGGATGCCGGCGGAGCTCGGTGAGCAGGCGTGGAAGGGGCTGGCGGCGCTCAGTGGCTCGTGGATTGGCGGCAGCGCGAACTTCGTGGCCATCGGGCAGAGCATCGGGACGAGGGAAGACACGCTGAGCATGATGGTGGTGGTGGACGTGGGCGTGTCGAACATGTGGACGGCGGTGCTGCTCTACTTCGCGGGGCGCGAGCGGCAGATGGACGAGCGCATGGGCGCGGACCGGCGGGCCATCGACGTGGTGCGCGAGCAGGTGGAGCGCTTCCACGCCTCGGTGCTGAGGCCCGCGAGCCTGTCGGACCTGGTGTGGATCCTCACCATCGGGTTTGGCACCACGGTGGCGTGCACGGCGATCGCCAGGCAGTTGCCGGACATCGGCACCATCATCACGGGCTTCACCTGGGTGGTCATCCTGGTGACGACGGTGGGGGCGGCGCTCTCGTTCACCCCGTTGCGCAACCTGGAGGGTGCCGGAGCGAGCCGCATCGGCGCGCTGTTCCTCTATGTACTGGTGATGACCATTGGCGCGAAGGCGGATTTCCGGCGGCTGCTGGACGCGCCGGCGATGGTGGCGGTGGGGGTGGTGTGGATGGCGGTGCACGCGGGCTTCACCCTGGGGGCGAGGCGGCTGCTGCGGGCGCCCATCTTCTTCGCGGCGGTGGGCTCGCAGGCCAACGTGGGGGGAGCGGCCTCCGCGTCGGTGGTGGCGGCGGCCTTCCATCCGGCGCTGGCACCCGTGGGGGTGATGCTGGCGGTGGCCGGCTACGTGCTGGGCACCTACGGCGGCCTGCTGTGCGCGGTGCTGCTGGAGCAGGTGTACCGGCTCCTCCACTGA
- a CDS encoding alpha-hydroxy acid oxidase has protein sequence MICNIEDLRQRARRRLPRAVFEYVDGGAEDEYTLGANRSAFERYLFRARALVDVSTRDQSTTVLGEKLATPLILGPTGLAGLVAPWGEVLAAKAAANKGALFTLSTMSICTIEEVAAAAPPPLWFQLYVWKDRGITRSLVERARAAGYRALCLTVDVQDMGNREKDRRNGFIVPPRVTLSNFLDVLRHLGWVMRMSRSPRATFGNFIETGALPKKDAVSVAGFTNRQFDPSVSWKDIEWLRSIWSGPIVLKGISCAEDARLAVEHGVQALIVSNHGGRQLDFLPGALDVLPEVVDAVEGRAEVILDGGIRRGSDVVKAIALGARACMVGRPFLYGLAHDGQAGVELSLDILSKEIDRTLALLGRPRLADLDRSALRLDMLHSQSESRAPALRVLEGARGLPAGSATGT, from the coding sequence ATGATCTGCAACATCGAAGACCTACGCCAGCGGGCCCGCCGGCGGCTGCCCCGGGCCGTCTTCGAGTACGTGGATGGAGGCGCCGAGGACGAGTACACCCTGGGGGCGAACCGGAGCGCCTTCGAGCGCTACCTCTTCCGGGCCCGTGCGCTCGTCGACGTGAGCACGAGGGACCAGTCGACCACGGTGCTCGGAGAGAAGCTGGCCACACCCCTCATCCTGGGGCCCACCGGGCTCGCGGGGCTCGTGGCCCCCTGGGGCGAGGTGCTCGCCGCGAAGGCGGCGGCCAACAAGGGGGCCCTCTTCACCCTGAGCACCATGTCCATCTGCACCATCGAGGAGGTGGCCGCCGCGGCGCCCCCGCCGCTCTGGTTCCAGCTCTACGTGTGGAAGGACCGGGGCATCACGCGCTCGCTGGTGGAGCGGGCGCGGGCGGCCGGCTACCGCGCGCTCTGCCTCACCGTGGACGTGCAGGACATGGGCAACCGGGAGAAGGACCGGCGCAACGGCTTCATCGTGCCGCCCCGTGTCACCCTCTCCAACTTCCTGGACGTGCTGCGGCACCTCGGGTGGGTGATGCGGATGTCCCGGAGCCCGCGCGCCACCTTCGGCAACTTCATCGAGACCGGCGCCCTGCCGAAGAAGGACGCGGTCTCCGTGGCGGGCTTCACCAACAGGCAGTTCGATCCGTCCGTGAGCTGGAAGGACATCGAGTGGCTGCGCTCCATCTGGTCGGGGCCGATCGTCCTCAAGGGCATCTCCTGCGCCGAGGACGCCCGTCTGGCGGTGGAGCACGGCGTGCAGGCGCTCATCGTCTCCAACCACGGCGGCCGGCAGCTCGACTTCCTCCCGGGGGCGCTCGACGTGCTGCCGGAGGTGGTGGACGCGGTGGAGGGCCGCGCCGAGGTCATCCTGGATGGAGGCATCCGCCGGGGCTCCGACGTGGTGAAGGCCATCGCGCTGGGAGCACGGGCCTGCATGGTGGGCCGGCCCTTCCTCTACGGGCTGGCCCATGATGGACAGGCCGGCGTGGAGCTCAGCCTGGACATCCTCTCCAAGGAGATCGACCGGACCCTGGCGCTGCTCGGCCGCCCCAGACTCGCGGATCTGGATCGCTCCGCGCTCCGGCTGGACATGCTGCACTCGCAGTCCGAGTCCCGGGCTCCCGCCCTGCGAGTCCTCGAGGGTGCGCGAGGCCTGCCCGCGGGGAGCGCGACGGGGACGTGA
- a CDS encoding alanine/glycine:cation symporter family protein, whose protein sequence is MLPEPIRHAIDVASNAVWGPWTMALLLGTGVFLTVRLRFVQVARFRDALRAMVPTQASGAGSLSPFQAFMTALAASIGTGNIAGVATAIVSGGPGALFWIWVYGFFATAIKYCEAVLGIRYRQVHGERLSAGPMHYLKDGLGSPKLAWLYALIAGVAALTTTPFTQPNSMAVVLQSQFSIPPLASGLVIAVLTWLVVIGGVKSIGRAAERLAPLKVGLYLAGGLVVILTHAARLPEVFALVFREAFSLHAAGGGAAGVGMMVAMRYGIARGIYANEAGYGTAAVAYGTARTEAPVQQGLQAVMEVFIVSCVTSTISALVILASGAWTSGLTSTAVVAQAFNTAMPTVGGWIVAFCAFLFGYTTLIGWAYYGEQFLEYAIGLRVTLPYRWLYCGLVVFGAMGKVETIWAWGDLMNGLQVFPNLVGLIGLSGVAASTLRQQSKPQQAEPAAPVA, encoded by the coding sequence ATGCTGCCTGAACCCATCCGCCACGCGATCGACGTAGCCAGCAACGCCGTCTGGGGGCCCTGGACCATGGCCCTCCTGCTCGGGACCGGCGTGTTCCTGACGGTGCGGCTCCGGTTCGTCCAGGTGGCACGCTTCCGGGACGCGCTGCGCGCCATGGTGCCGACCCAGGCGAGCGGCGCCGGCTCGCTGAGTCCCTTCCAGGCGTTCATGACCGCGCTCGCCGCGTCCATCGGCACCGGCAACATCGCGGGCGTGGCCACGGCCATCGTGAGCGGTGGACCGGGGGCGCTGTTCTGGATCTGGGTGTATGGCTTCTTCGCCACGGCCATCAAGTACTGCGAGGCCGTGCTGGGCATCCGCTACCGCCAGGTCCATGGGGAGCGGCTGTCCGCGGGCCCGATGCACTACCTGAAGGACGGACTGGGCTCGCCGAAGCTGGCGTGGCTCTACGCGCTCATCGCGGGCGTGGCCGCCCTCACGACGACGCCCTTCACCCAGCCCAACTCCATGGCCGTGGTGCTGCAGAGCCAGTTCTCGATTCCGCCCCTGGCCTCGGGCCTCGTCATCGCCGTGCTCACGTGGCTGGTGGTCATCGGCGGCGTGAAGAGCATCGGCCGCGCGGCCGAGCGCCTCGCGCCGCTGAAGGTGGGCCTCTACCTGGCCGGCGGGCTCGTGGTCATCCTCACGCATGCCGCGCGACTGCCCGAGGTGTTCGCGCTCGTCTTCCGTGAGGCCTTCTCCCTGCATGCGGCCGGGGGTGGCGCCGCCGGGGTGGGGATGATGGTGGCCATGCGCTACGGCATCGCCCGGGGCATCTACGCCAACGAGGCCGGGTATGGCACCGCGGCGGTGGCCTACGGCACGGCACGCACCGAGGCCCCCGTGCAGCAGGGGCTCCAGGCGGTGATGGAGGTGTTCATCGTCTCGTGCGTCACGTCGACCATCAGCGCGCTGGTGATCCTGGCGAGCGGCGCGTGGACGTCCGGGCTCACGAGCACGGCCGTGGTGGCCCAGGCCTTCAACACCGCCATGCCCACCGTGGGCGGGTGGATCGTCGCGTTCTGCGCCTTCCTCTTCGGCTACACCACGCTGATTGGCTGGGCCTACTACGGCGAGCAGTTCCTTGAGTATGCCATTGGACTGCGCGTCACCCTGCCCTACCGCTGGCTCTACTGCGGCCTGGTCGTCTTCGGCGCCATGGGCAAGGTGGAGACCATCTGGGCCTGGGGAGATCTGATGAATGGCTTGCAGGTGTTCCCCAACCTCGTGGGCTTGATTGGCTTGAGCGGCGTGGCGGCGTCGACGCTGCGCCAGCAGTCCAAGCCGCAACAGGCGGAGCCCGCCGCGCCCGTGGCGTGA